Proteins co-encoded in one Armatimonadota bacterium genomic window:
- a CDS encoding c-type cytochrome translates to MMIYGRAVMMGGLAMLMVLGLPLGRGRPAAGGPALVVQTEQVVRGREIFAMQCSRCHGDQGQGTEDGPRLIGPGTGLRGYQTAQRLFEFVRSEMPASAPGSLQVQEYWDVLAFILDANRLLPPGATLGPENAPDIRLDQ, encoded by the coding sequence ATGATGATCTACGGGCGCGCAGTGATGATGGGCGGGCTCGCGATGTTGATGGTGCTGGGCCTGCCCTTGGGGCGGGGGCGGCCGGCGGCGGGCGGCCCGGCGCTCGTCGTGCAGACGGAGCAGGTCGTCCGGGGCCGCGAGATCTTTGCGATGCAGTGCAGCCGGTGCCACGGCGACCAGGGGCAGGGGACGGAAGACGGCCCGCGTCTGATCGGTCCCGGCACCGGCCTGCGTGGGTACCAGACTGCCCAGCGCCTGTTCGAGTTCGTCCGCAGCGAGATGCCGGCCAGCGCGCCCGGCAGTCTGCAGGTGCAGGAGTACTGGGACGTGCTGGCGTTCATCCTCGACGCGAACCGTCTGTTGCCGCCTGGGGCCACACTCGGGCCGGAGAACGCACCCGACATCCGCCTGGACCAGTAG
- a CDS encoding DUF92 domain-containing protein, with amino-acid sequence MAGLLALAAGRLRWLTAGGAVAAAAVGGTVLGFGGWQAGAALAVFFVSGTALTMVGRHRKTQPEHSRGGRDAGQVLATGGVAAAAALAWGVSVFPDGARDLLMPAMLGALATAAADTWATEVGMLSPSPPRLITTWAYVPAGTSGGVTLVGSLAGVAGAVLVATVGAGRDPHLFTVAWIAGTVGMVADSLLGATVQAGFRRPDGTTTESPEGAVHVRGLRWMTNSTVNALATLAGALAAAALSRIV; translated from the coding sequence GTGGCTGGACTTCTGGCTCTCGCCGCCGGGCGCCTGCGGTGGCTCACGGCCGGGGGCGCGGTCGCGGCGGCGGCCGTGGGCGGGACCGTGCTGGGCTTCGGCGGCTGGCAGGCTGGCGCAGCGCTCGCGGTGTTCTTCGTCTCGGGCACCGCGCTCACCATGGTGGGCCGGCACCGGAAGACGCAGCCGGAACACTCGCGCGGTGGCCGGGATGCCGGGCAGGTCCTGGCCACGGGGGGTGTGGCCGCGGCTGCGGCACTCGCGTGGGGCGTCTCGGTCTTCCCGGATGGGGCCCGTGACCTCCTGATGCCGGCGATGCTGGGAGCGCTGGCCACCGCTGCGGCCGACACCTGGGCGACCGAAGTGGGCATGCTCAGCCCCAGTCCGCCGCGGTTGATCACCACGTGGGCGTACGTTCCGGCGGGCACCTCGGGCGGGGTCACGCTCGTGGGCAGCCTGGCCGGCGTCGCGGGTGCCGTGCTCGTGGCGACCGTGGGTGCGGGCCGCGATCCGCACCTGTTCACGGTCGCCTGGATCGCCGGGACGGTGGGGATGGTGGCCGACAGCCTGCTGGGGGCCACGGTGCAGGCCGGGTTCCGGCGGCCCGACGGTACGACGACCGAGAGCCCGGAGGGTGCGGTACACGTCCGTGGCCTCCGCTGGATGACGAACTCGACGGTGAACGCCCTGGCCACGCTGGCCGGCGCCCTGGCGGCTGCGGCTCTCAGCCGCATCGTGTAG
- a CDS encoding transposase family protein, producing MSPTSKREYLQAVRRRYAQASKGAKGQILDEVCATLGYHRKAAIRALAGSGPGPGRRRRPARTYGDQALGVLKAIWEAAGFPWSVRLKALLPLWLPWAKQRWALPPAVEQQLRAISPRTIDRRLRPHKQQLRRRQYGRTRPGTLLKHHIPIKADRWDVTTPGFGEIDLVHHGGGAADGAYVHSLTFTDIATTWTETRAVLGKSQRAVHGALEEIATALPFPLRGLDSDNGAEFLNDHLVRYCRHWGIQFTRSRPYKKDDNAHVEQKNWTHVRKLLGWDRYDSPDALAAINDLYRAWPAVPGGRPRPPAAG from the coding sequence ATGAGCCCCACATCCAAGCGCGAGTACCTCCAAGCCGTCCGCCGGCGCTATGCCCAGGCCTCCAAGGGGGCCAAGGGGCAGATCCTGGATGAGGTCTGCGCCACCCTGGGCTATCATCGCAAGGCGGCCATCCGGGCCCTGGCCGGGTCGGGGCCCGGCCCCGGCCGTCGCCGTCGCCCCGCCCGGACCTATGGGGACCAGGCGCTGGGCGTGCTGAAGGCCATCTGGGAGGCGGCCGGGTTTCCCTGGTCGGTTCGCCTCAAAGCCCTCCTGCCGCTGTGGCTGCCCTGGGCCAAGCAGCGCTGGGCCCTCCCCCCGGCAGTCGAGCAGCAACTGCGCGCCATCAGCCCCCGCACCATCGACCGCCGGCTGCGGCCCCACAAGCAGCAGCTCCGCCGCCGCCAGTACGGCCGCACCAGACCCGGGACGCTCCTCAAGCACCACATCCCCATCAAGGCCGACCGCTGGGACGTCACGACGCCGGGGTTTGGCGAGATCGATCTGGTCCACCATGGCGGGGGCGCCGCCGACGGCGCGTACGTCCATTCGCTCACCTTCACCGACATCGCCACCACGTGGACCGAGACACGCGCGGTGTTGGGAAAAAGCCAACGCGCCGTCCACGGGGCCCTGGAGGAGATCGCCACGGCCCTGCCCTTCCCCCTGCGGGGCCTGGATTCGGATAACGGCGCCGAGTTTCTTAACGACCACCTCGTCCGGTACTGCCGCCACTGGGGCATCCAGTTCACCCGCAGCCGGCCCTACAAGAAAGACGACAACGCCCACGTCGAGCAGAAGAACTGGACCCACGTCCGCAAGCTGCTGGGCTGGGACCGCTACGACTCCCCGGACGCGCTCGCCGCCATCAACGATCTGTACCGGGCCTGGCCAGCCGTGCCCGGCGGACGGCCTCGTCCACCGGCCGCTGGATGA
- a CDS encoding VWA domain-containing protein has protein sequence MPYTAEISRANPSCFLFLIDQSGSMADPFGAGESGRRKADGVADAINRLLQNLVIKCAKEEGVRDYYHVGVIGYGAHVGPAFSSSLAGRELVPVSEIGNMPARIEERTKKVDDGAGGLVEQRVRFPIWFDPVASGGTPMCQALRLAERILQGWLSQHPACFPPIVINITDGEATDGDPSGPADAIRKLSSNDGEVLLFNVHLSSQRATPIEFPDTEAGLPDQFAQLLFRMSSPLPAYMRSIAQQEGYNVSEGARGFVFNADIVAVIRFLDIGTRPSDLR, from the coding sequence ATGCCGTACACCGCTGAAATAAGCCGAGCGAATCCCTCATGCTTTCTCTTCCTCATAGATCAGTCAGGGTCGATGGCCGATCCTTTCGGTGCAGGCGAATCAGGCCGAAGGAAGGCCGATGGTGTGGCAGACGCTATCAACCGCCTGCTGCAGAACCTTGTTATCAAGTGCGCGAAGGAAGAGGGTGTCCGTGACTACTACCACGTTGGAGTGATCGGCTACGGGGCCCACGTCGGCCCTGCGTTCAGTAGCTCTCTGGCCGGCAGGGAGCTTGTTCCAGTCAGCGAGATCGGGAACATGCCCGCGCGCATCGAGGAGCGGACCAAGAAAGTGGATGATGGGGCGGGTGGGTTAGTGGAGCAACGGGTTCGCTTCCCCATTTGGTTCGACCCGGTGGCCAGCGGCGGCACGCCAATGTGCCAGGCGTTGCGCTTGGCCGAGCGCATCCTCCAGGGCTGGCTGTCGCAACACCCTGCCTGCTTTCCGCCGATTGTGATAAACATCACTGATGGAGAGGCAACGGACGGCGACCCGAGCGGGCCAGCCGACGCCATCAGAAAGCTCAGCAGCAATGACGGCGAGGTGCTGCTGTTCAACGTGCATCTGTCGTCCCAGCGCGCGACGCCCATAGAGTTTCCGGATACTGAGGCTGGCTTGCCCGATCAGTTCGCTCAACTATTGTTCCGTATGTCGAGTCCCCTGCCTGCCTATATGCGAAGCATCGCTCAGCAGGAGGGGTACAACGTCTCCGAAGGGGCCAGGGGCTTCGTCTTCAATGCAGACATCGTCGCCGTAATCCGCTTCCTCGACATCGGAACTCGGCCAAGTGACCTTCGATAG
- a CDS encoding recombinase A, with translation MASLPLHLATAWPEVRPARAHWGLAATAGRLVEVTGAEDTAALTMVVRLLLDAQQQGEQTAWVACTGSLPFPPDLLENGLDLQALVVVRVPELLAGARAADSLIRSGAFGLVVVDAEGPPRLPTPVLARLASLAQRHHTALVFLTQYRAASHLASAGADGTSPLGSLISLRVRARRQRLAADRFRCWLEVLKDKRRGPTWGVDEVCRGAPGMR, from the coding sequence GTGGCTTCGCTACCCCTGCATCTGGCAACCGCATGGCCGGAGGTCCGGCCAGCACGCGCGCATTGGGGACTCGCTGCGACCGCCGGCCGCCTGGTCGAGGTGACGGGCGCCGAGGACACCGCCGCGCTCACCATGGTCGTCCGGCTCCTCCTCGACGCGCAGCAGCAGGGCGAGCAGACGGCCTGGGTGGCCTGCACCGGCAGCCTGCCCTTTCCGCCCGACCTGCTCGAGAACGGTCTCGATCTGCAGGCGCTGGTCGTCGTGCGCGTGCCCGAGCTCCTGGCCGGTGCGCGGGCCGCCGACAGCCTGATCCGCTCCGGGGCGTTCGGCCTCGTGGTCGTAGATGCCGAGGGACCTCCGCGTCTTCCTACCCCGGTGCTGGCCCGGCTGGCATCGCTCGCGCAGCGCCATCACACCGCGCTGGTCTTCCTGACGCAGTACCGCGCGGCTTCCCACCTTGCGTCGGCTGGCGCCGACGGCACATCTCCCCTCGGGTCCCTGATCTCCCTGCGCGTGCGCGCCCGCCGGCAGCGCCTCGCCGCCGACCGGTTCCGCTGCTGGCTCGAGGTGCTCAAGGACAAGCGACGGGGGCCCACCTGGGGCGTCGACGAGGTGTGCCGTGGAGCGCCTGGCATGCGTTGA
- a CDS encoding DNA polymerase Y family protein: protein MERLACVDVPALPLQLALREHPDWRRSPVAVVEDDRPQSPILWVNGRARRAGVAPGMSYASALALAPTLRAVPLASMPIAHTVEAIAARLRAFSPEVEPAAEVPGVFWASLTGLHRLYASPAVWATAVRADLADAGVVAVVVVGFTRFGTYATAHLTRSVRIFVDPREERVAAGRVPLSRLGEIPPRALEALHQLGVASVDALVRLPAAGVLERFGPEVYRLHRRATGDLWDPLHPQVPADPIRRTVLLDAPERDVEGLLFLLKRLLHPMLAALATRGQALAVLEVRLRPEGHPWQVERLRPAAPTLDVVQILDLVRLRLETLAMPGGVVEVHLEAEGQPAPPAQLHLFAEHQQRDLAAGARALARLRALFGDDAVVRPVVRQGHLPEARVGWEPVDRLQPPQPRPPREPALVRRVWARPQALPAPPRPSHDDGWLLSGVGRGPVVDQAGPYVVSGGWWVREVWRDYYFVQTQRGEVLWVYYDRRRRQWFLHGRVE from the coding sequence GTGGAGCGCCTGGCATGCGTTGACGTCCCGGCGCTGCCGCTGCAGCTGGCGCTGCGCGAACATCCCGACTGGCGACGGTCGCCGGTCGCCGTGGTCGAGGACGACCGGCCGCAGAGCCCGATCCTGTGGGTCAACGGGCGCGCCCGACGCGCCGGCGTCGCCCCGGGAATGAGCTATGCGTCGGCGCTGGCGCTCGCCCCGACCCTGCGCGCGGTCCCCCTGGCCTCCATGCCGATCGCTCACACGGTGGAGGCGATCGCCGCGCGGCTGCGGGCGTTCTCGCCCGAGGTCGAGCCCGCAGCCGAAGTCCCAGGGGTGTTCTGGGCAAGCCTGACCGGGCTCCACCGACTCTACGCTTCTCCCGCTGTCTGGGCCACGGCGGTGCGGGCCGACCTGGCCGACGCGGGGGTCGTGGCGGTCGTCGTCGTGGGGTTCACGCGCTTTGGCACCTATGCCACAGCGCACCTCACCCGTAGCGTGCGGATCTTCGTCGACCCGCGTGAGGAACGCGTGGCTGCCGGTCGAGTGCCGCTGTCGCGCCTGGGCGAGATCCCGCCGCGTGCGCTGGAGGCGCTGCACCAGCTCGGGGTCGCCTCGGTGGACGCTCTCGTGCGCCTGCCGGCGGCAGGAGTGCTGGAACGCTTCGGGCCCGAGGTGTACCGGCTGCACCGGCGAGCTACCGGCGACCTGTGGGACCCGTTGCACCCCCAGGTGCCGGCCGATCCGATCCGGCGCACGGTGCTCCTCGATGCGCCCGAGCGCGACGTCGAGGGGCTCCTCTTCCTGCTCAAGCGGCTGCTGCATCCGATGCTGGCCGCGCTCGCCACCCGGGGACAGGCGCTGGCCGTACTCGAGGTCCGCCTGCGGCCGGAGGGACACCCCTGGCAGGTCGAGCGGCTCCGCCCCGCGGCGCCCACGCTGGACGTGGTGCAGATCCTCGACCTCGTGCGCCTGCGGCTGGAGACCCTGGCGATGCCCGGCGGGGTCGTCGAGGTCCACCTGGAGGCCGAGGGCCAGCCTGCGCCGCCTGCTCAGCTCCACCTGTTTGCCGAACACCAGCAGCGCGACCTGGCCGCCGGCGCCCGGGCGCTGGCGCGGCTGCGCGCCCTGTTCGGCGACGACGCGGTGGTCCGGCCCGTAGTACGCCAGGGGCACCTGCCCGAAGCCCGCGTCGGCTGGGAGCCGGTCGATCGGTTGCAGCCCCCGCAGCCGCGCCCGCCCCGCGAACCTGCCCTCGTCCGGCGAGTGTGGGCACGCCCCCAGGCGCTGCCGGCCCCGCCGCGGCCAAGCCACGACGACGGCTGGCTCCTCTCGGGCGTAGGACGCGGGCCCGTAGTCGATCAGGCAGGGCCCTACGTCGTCTCGGGGGGCTGGTGGGTGCGCGAGGTCTGGCGCGACTACTACTTCGTCCAGACGCAGCGGGGCGAGGTGCTGTGGGTGTACTATGACCGCCGGCGGCGGCAGTGGTTTCTGCATGGGCGGGTGGAGTGA
- a CDS encoding error-prone DNA polymerase: MTYVPLWCKSAFSFHEGASHPEELVEEAHRLGLPALALTDRDGVYGVVEAYLKARELGVHLIVGAQVTVTDGTEIVLLARDRAGYANLCRLLTVGRLRAPKGHGVVTWDEVCAHAPGLLALWGGERSRLVAEADPPAGPDLDTVAGALRETFGDALYAMAARHRCDAEVRQEARLRARAARYGLPVVGAIEVLYHTPARRPVQDVLTCIRHGTTLAAAGRLLRPNAEHALKTPAAFAALFDDDARAVGLTREIAARCAFSLGELRYRYPAERLPEGTTSSQWLRELTLAGARERYGGRVPPAVAAQLERELALIEELDYGGYFLTMHEIVQFCRSQGILCQGRGSAANSAVCYCLGITAVDPVRMDLLFERFLSRERAEPPDIDLDIEHTRREEVIQWVYRRYGRDRAAMVANVIRYRPRSALRDVGKALGLSPTALDRLAKLHGYTGDVSPDVLREAGLDPGVPLHQHLVRVANELLDLPRHLSIHPGGFLLGHEPVSTLVPIENATMPDRTVIQWDKDSTEGVGLFKVDLLGLGALTQLHLAFDLLRAHRGLDLSMATLPPDDPETFDAIGRADTVGVFQIESRAQMAMLPRLRPRSYYDLVIEISIVRPGPIVGGMVHPYLRRRAGEEPVVYPHPSLEPVLAKTLGVPLFQEQVIRLAMVAADYTPGEADQLRRDMAAWRRSGRIERHRERLLARMQAKGIAPEFAARIFDQIRGFGEYGFPESHAASFALIAYAAAYLKCHYHAEFTCALLNAQPMGFYAPSTLVEDAKRHGVEIRPVDVQWSAWDCTLEEAPASRWRFAVRMGLRYVKGLGDADGRRITAARAQAPFASLEDFVRRTGLDAGALVALARAGAFAGLGADRRQALWAVRALVGRRTLTLPVEITETVPPFKDLDRLETIAWDYETTWHSPRGHPLEPLRPVLAAAGLPDAQAVASLPDGATVRYAGLVICRQTPGTASGVTFMTLEDETGFVNLVVWPRVFARYARLAKTAPLLGVTGRLQKQQGVVHIVARALWVPALPARPPALASRDFH, encoded by the coding sequence GTGACCTACGTTCCCCTGTGGTGCAAGTCTGCCTTTTCGTTCCACGAGGGGGCTTCGCACCCCGAGGAACTCGTCGAGGAAGCCCACCGGCTGGGCCTGCCCGCCCTCGCCCTCACCGACCGTGACGGGGTCTACGGGGTCGTCGAAGCGTACCTGAAGGCCCGCGAGCTGGGCGTGCATCTGATCGTCGGTGCGCAGGTCACGGTGACCGATGGCACCGAGATCGTCCTGCTGGCCCGCGACCGCGCCGGGTACGCCAACCTCTGTCGGTTGCTCACCGTCGGCCGGCTGCGCGCGCCCAAGGGGCACGGCGTTGTCACCTGGGACGAGGTCTGCGCCCATGCCCCGGGACTGCTCGCGCTGTGGGGCGGGGAGCGCAGCCGCCTGGTGGCGGAGGCCGACCCACCGGCCGGCCCAGACCTCGATACCGTCGCGGGGGCCCTGCGCGAGACCTTCGGGGACGCGCTCTACGCCATGGCCGCGCGGCACCGCTGCGACGCCGAGGTGCGCCAGGAGGCCCGGCTGCGCGCACGAGCAGCGCGCTACGGCCTGCCCGTCGTGGGCGCCATCGAAGTGCTCTACCACACCCCGGCCCGCCGGCCGGTGCAGGACGTGCTCACCTGCATCCGCCACGGCACGACCCTGGCCGCCGCCGGGCGGCTCCTGCGGCCCAACGCCGAGCACGCGTTGAAGACGCCCGCGGCGTTTGCGGCCCTCTTCGACGACGATGCGCGGGCCGTGGGGTTGACGCGCGAGATCGCCGCGCGCTGCGCGTTCTCCCTGGGCGAGTTGCGGTACCGCTACCCGGCCGAGCGCCTGCCGGAGGGCACGACCTCGTCGCAGTGGCTGCGCGAGCTGACCCTGGCCGGGGCGCGGGAGCGCTACGGCGGCCGGGTGCCGCCTGCGGTGGCCGCGCAGCTCGAGCGGGAACTGGCGCTCATCGAGGAGCTCGACTACGGCGGCTACTTCCTGACGATGCACGAGATCGTGCAGTTCTGCCGGTCGCAGGGCATCCTCTGCCAGGGCCGCGGCTCGGCCGCCAACTCGGCGGTGTGCTACTGCCTGGGCATCACCGCAGTCGACCCCGTGCGCATGGACCTGCTCTTCGAGCGGTTCCTCTCCCGCGAGCGCGCCGAGCCGCCCGACATCGACCTCGACATCGAGCACACCCGGCGAGAGGAGGTCATCCAGTGGGTCTACCGGCGCTACGGCCGTGACCGCGCCGCGATGGTCGCCAACGTCATCCGCTACCGGCCCCGCTCTGCCCTGCGCGACGTCGGCAAGGCCCTGGGGCTGTCGCCCACGGCGCTGGATCGTCTGGCCAAGTTGCACGGGTATACGGGCGACGTCTCTCCGGACGTGCTGCGCGAGGCCGGGCTCGATCCCGGCGTGCCCCTGCACCAGCACCTGGTCCGGGTGGCCAACGAGCTCCTCGACCTCCCCCGGCACCTGTCGATCCACCCCGGCGGCTTCCTCCTCGGCCACGAGCCCGTCTCGACCCTGGTGCCCATCGAGAACGCCACCATGCCCGACCGCACGGTCATCCAGTGGGACAAGGACAGCACCGAGGGGGTGGGGCTGTTCAAGGTGGACCTGTTGGGACTGGGGGCGCTCACCCAGCTGCACTTGGCCTTCGACCTCCTGCGGGCGCACCGCGGCCTCGACCTCTCCATGGCGACGCTTCCCCCCGACGACCCCGAGACGTTCGACGCCATCGGCCGCGCCGACACCGTGGGGGTCTTCCAGATCGAGAGCCGCGCGCAGATGGCGATGCTGCCGCGGCTACGGCCGCGGTCATACTACGACCTGGTGATCGAGATCAGCATCGTGCGCCCCGGGCCCATCGTGGGCGGCATGGTGCACCCCTACCTGCGCCGGCGGGCCGGCGAGGAGCCGGTCGTCTACCCGCACCCGTCGCTGGAGCCGGTGCTGGCCAAGACCCTGGGCGTGCCGCTGTTCCAGGAGCAGGTGATCCGCCTGGCCATGGTGGCGGCCGACTACACTCCTGGCGAGGCCGACCAGCTGCGCCGCGACATGGCGGCCTGGCGGCGGTCGGGGCGCATCGAGCGGCACCGCGAGCGCTTGCTGGCGCGCATGCAGGCCAAGGGCATCGCGCCGGAGTTCGCGGCGCGCATCTTCGACCAGATCCGCGGCTTTGGCGAGTACGGTTTCCCGGAATCCCACGCGGCCAGCTTCGCCCTGATCGCCTACGCGGCCGCCTACCTCAAGTGCCACTACCACGCCGAATTCACCTGTGCGCTGCTCAACGCCCAGCCCATGGGGTTCTACGCGCCCTCGACGCTCGTCGAGGACGCGAAGCGGCACGGGGTGGAGATCCGACCGGTGGACGTGCAGTGGAGCGCGTGGGACTGCACGCTGGAGGAGGCGCCTGCCAGCCGGTGGCGGTTCGCGGTGCGCATGGGCCTGCGCTACGTCAAGGGGCTGGGCGATGCCGACGGCCGGCGCATCACGGCAGCCCGCGCGCAGGCGCCGTTTGCGTCGCTGGAGGACTTCGTGCGCCGTACCGGGCTGGATGCGGGCGCGCTCGTGGCCCTGGCGCGGGCCGGCGCCTTCGCGGGGCTGGGTGCCGACCGGCGCCAGGCCCTGTGGGCGGTGCGCGCGCTGGTCGGCCGCCGCACCCTGACGCTGCCCGTGGAGATCACCGAGACCGTCCCGCCCTTCAAGGATCTCGACCGGCTCGAGACCATCGCCTGGGACTACGAGACGACGTGGCACAGCCCCCGGGGCCATCCTCTGGAGCCGCTGCGGCCGGTGCTGGCCGCGGCTGGCCTGCCCGATGCGCAGGCGGTCGCCAGCCTGCCCGACGGTGCCACGGTGCGCTACGCGGGCCTGGTGATCTGCCGGCAGACGCCCGGCACCGCGTCAGGGGTGACGTTCATGACCCTGGAGGACGAGACGGGGTTCGTCAACCTGGTGGTCTGGCCGCGGGTGTTCGCGCGTTACGCCCGTCTGGCGAAGACGGCGCCGCTGCTGGGGGTCACGGGCCGGCTGCAGAAGCAACAGGGGGTGGTGCACATCGTCGCGCGGGCGCTGTGGGTGCCCGCGCTCCCTGCCCGTCCGCCGGCGCTGGCCAGCCGCGACTTCCACTGA
- the msrA gene encoding peptide-methionine (S)-S-oxide reductase MsrA has translation MGSDPSRREVATLAGGCFWCLEAVFSELRGVERVVSGYSGGHVPHPTYEQVCSDTTGHAEAVQITYDPSVISYRDLLDVFFAIHDPTTPNRQGPDVGSQYRSAIFYHTPEQQAIAQQVIAELEAARRYADPIVTQVVPFEAFYPAEDYHQNYFATHPDQPYCAAVVAPKVAKFRKQFLAKLKRPEGARAHP, from the coding sequence ATGGGATCTGACCCCTCGCGCCGCGAGGTCGCCACGCTGGCAGGAGGATGTTTCTGGTGCCTGGAGGCTGTCTTCAGCGAGCTGCGCGGGGTCGAGCGTGTGGTCTCCGGCTACTCGGGGGGCCACGTGCCGCATCCGACCTACGAGCAGGTGTGCTCGGACACGACGGGCCACGCCGAGGCCGTGCAGATCACCTACGACCCCAGCGTCATCTCCTACCGCGACCTCCTCGACGTCTTCTTTGCCATCCACGACCCAACGACGCCAAACCGCCAGGGCCCGGACGTAGGATCGCAGTACCGGTCGGCCATCTTCTATCACACGCCGGAGCAGCAGGCGATCGCCCAGCAGGTGATCGCCGAACTGGAGGCCGCACGGCGCTACGCCGACCCCATCGTCACCCAGGTGGTGCCGTTCGAGGCCTTCTACCCGGCCGAAGACTACCACCAGAACTACTTCGCCACCCACCCAGACCAGCCGTACTGCGCGGCCGTCGTCGCGCCCAAGGTCGCCAAGTTCCGCAAGCAGTTCCTGGCGAAGCTCAAGCGGCCCGAAGGCGCGCGCGCGCACCCGTGA
- a CDS encoding PaaI family thioesterase — translation MTGAGDASRPRAIQDTYPDQVAHCYGCGRLNPDGLHLKSYWQGSEATAVFRPRPYHTALPGYVYGGLLASLVDCHGTGTAAAAAARAAGLDPERDPPPRFVTAALRVEYLKPTPLDAELHLRGRVREHAGRKVVVEVTVEARGEVTVRGEVVAVQMPEAMAPPAP, via the coding sequence GTGACCGGCGCCGGCGATGCCAGCCGGCCGCGGGCGATCCAGGATACCTACCCCGACCAGGTCGCCCACTGCTACGGGTGCGGCCGGCTGAACCCGGACGGGCTGCACCTCAAGAGCTACTGGCAGGGGAGCGAAGCGACGGCGGTGTTCCGGCCGCGGCCCTACCACACCGCACTCCCGGGCTACGTCTACGGCGGCCTGCTGGCGTCCCTGGTGGACTGCCACGGCACCGGGACCGCGGCAGCCGCGGCAGCGCGCGCTGCCGGGCTGGACCCCGAGCGCGACCCACCCCCGCGCTTCGTGACGGCCGCCCTGCGGGTGGAGTACCTCAAGCCCACCCCGCTCGACGCCGAGTTGCACCTGCGCGGGCGCGTGCGGGAACACGCGGGTCGCAAGGTGGTCGTCGAGGTGACGGTGGAGGCACGAGGCGAGGTCACCGTCCGGGGCGAGGTGGTGGCCGTGCAGATGCCCGAGGCCATGGCACCGCCGGCCCCGTAG
- a CDS encoding AAA family ATPase: MRLRIPVPSLVVLCGPAGSGKSTFAARHFPPTAIVSSDRCRAMLGDDERNLAVSRDAFELFHFIIARRLALGRLAVADSTALRKEARRALLEIGRRAGVPVYLIVFDVDEDRCYYHDTLRDRRVGRPVIGRQVQALREALKTIPHEGFDHVIILDDALARTVSVELVPMPVEHGVRREAPEAEAAYDQQESAHSS, translated from the coding sequence GTGCGCCTGCGCATCCCGGTTCCCTCTCTCGTCGTCCTCTGCGGCCCTGCCGGCAGCGGCAAGAGCACGTTCGCGGCCCGTCACTTTCCGCCCACCGCCATCGTGTCGTCCGACCGCTGTCGCGCCATGCTGGGCGACGACGAGCGCAACCTGGCCGTCTCCCGCGACGCCTTCGAGCTGTTCCACTTCATCATCGCCCGGCGCCTAGCCCTGGGCCGGCTGGCCGTGGCGGACAGCACCGCGCTCAGGAAAGAGGCGCGTCGCGCCCTGCTGGAGATCGGCCGGCGGGCGGGTGTGCCGGTGTACCTCATCGTCTTCGATGTGGACGAGGACCGGTGCTACTACCACGACACGTTGCGCGACCGGCGGGTGGGACGTCCCGTCATTGGGCGTCAGGTGCAGGCGCTGCGGGAGGCGCTGAAGACCATTCCCCACGAGGGCTTCGATCACGTCATCATCCTGGACGACGCCCTGGCGCGCACGGTGTCAGTGGAGCTCGTCCCGATGCCTGTGGAGCACGGGGTGCGTCGCGAGGCTCCTGAGGCCGAGGCCGCCTACGATCAGCAGGAGAGTGCGCATTCAAGCTGA
- a CDS encoding Lrp/AsnC ligand binding domain-containing protein: MVSAVVLLKAHPGQARKAAIALRKIKGVREVHVVTGPYDIVCFTEAGDMAALGDTVISRIQRTPGVADTLTCLVV, encoded by the coding sequence GTGGTCTCCGCGGTCGTGCTCTTGAAGGCCCATCCCGGTCAGGCGCGCAAGGCGGCCATCGCCCTGCGGAAGATCAAGGGCGTGCGCGAGGTGCACGTGGTGACCGGGCCCTACGACATCGTCTGCTTCACCGAGGCCGGTGACATGGCCGCGCTGGGCGACACGGTCATCTCACGCATTCAACGGACGCCCGGGGTCGCCGACACGCTGACCTGTCTCGTCGTGTGA